Sequence from the Halodesulfovibrio aestuarii DSM 17919 = ATCC 29578 genome:
CACATTGATAGGGAAAACAGAAAGACGAAAATATAAATCCTGCCGGAAGCGGCCTGCGGCAACTTCTTTTGTCAGATCTTTGTTTGTCGCTGCAACAATGCGGACATTTACTTTTCTGGAACGTTCATCACCGACAGGTTCAAATGTCCCTTCCTGCAAGACACGGAGAAGCTTGCCTTGAAGTTCCAGCGGTATTTCTCCAACTTCATCAAGGAAAAGCGTACCGTTATCAGCCATCTGGAAGCGTCCGACCCTGTCGCGAATCGCGCCGGTAAATGAGCCTTTTACGTGCCCAAAAAATTCACTTTCGAAAAGTTCGTGTGGGATTGCGGAGCAGTTAACGCGGACAAAAGCGTTTTGGTTGCGAGTAGATCGGCTATGTATAGCTTCAGCTAGCAGTTCTTTACCTGTACCGGATTCACCAAGTAAAAGCACACTTGCGTCGGTTGGAGATACCACGTCAATTTGTTCCATGACGCGGGCAAGAGAGTCGGAGTCACCGATCAAATTGTTATCAAGACGTTTCTCCTGCACTGCACGGCGCAGGAGTTGGTTCTCCAGTTCCAGTTCGCCGCGTAGTTTTTGGATTTCTTCAAACGCAACAGCATTAACAAGAGCACGTGCCACTGTGTCCGCAAAGATTTTGTGCATTTTCTGATGCATTGAATGCAACTGAGCAAAAGGGCCTTTCATCGGGCGGTCATAGAATGTAGAGAGAATTCCAAGAAATTCATCGTTATACATTACGGGAAATGAGGAGTAAGCTTGATACCCTTCCTTTATGGCCCACGCAGGACGATCCCACTCCTCAGGAGAAGGGCCGATAGAGGGGATCCCTCTCTGGCAGGCGTCAAAGATAGGCTCGGTGACAGGTGCCAGCTCATATGTACCCAAAGCATGATCCCAGTTTAACGGGGAACGGTCATTGAGGCCGGAGTAAGCGACAAGTCTAAGCATTGTATCCGCTGAAGGATGCGGCGTGACAATATCCGCCATTTTTTTAGTTGGCCGGAGCCAGAAAGCCCCCATTGTAAC
This genomic interval carries:
- a CDS encoding sigma-54 interaction domain-containing protein translates to MPQSNSKLHDDSDGLGTEKTTGRVFSTTFSGRDVTISDFPLPEDAKKETFPLPSTPDIQPKLQKKKPKSYNRLQTKLNSLDITPFLDLMLSVAHERDPSKIIERASTGYKGTHVTMGAFWLRPTKKMADIVTPHPSADTMLRLVAYSGLNDRSPLNWDHALGTYELAPVTEPIFDACQRGIPSIGPSPEEWDRPAWAIKEGYQAYSSFPVMYNDEFLGILSTFYDRPMKGPFAQLHSMHQKMHKIFADTVARALVNAVAFEEIQKLRGELELENQLLRRAVQEKRLDNNLIGDSDSLARVMEQIDVVSPTDASVLLLGESGTGKELLAEAIHSRSTRNQNAFVRVNCSAIPHELFESEFFGHVKGSFTGAIRDRVGRFQMADNGTLFLDEVGEIPLELQGKLLRVLQEGTFEPVGDERSRKVNVRIVAATNKDLTKEVAAGRFRQDLYFRLSVFPINVPPLRERRNDIPLLARHFINLAAKRMNISAPRLNPHHVERLQEYNWPGNVRELQNVIERAVIMSHSGNMELYIQDNSNATPPQEMNVHAYPSTLAQATPPASAPPPQDIITEAEWTAMQRENIMQALEATNWRVQGNGGAAELLGIKPTTLRSRMQKLGIEKR